A single Dermacentor variabilis isolate Ectoservices chromosome 9, ASM5094787v1, whole genome shotgun sequence DNA region contains:
- the LOC142557497 gene encoding uncharacterized protein LOC142557497, producing the protein MNWTGGARSRVQRKLKQMAQREFFKKQRLQSTLEARNTQWPDVHGGKDLQKLDMFSKHIATASTALDKEASTLACSEYSQDGNNEDPCPTMEEVNQEPQSQDSYYNPEWLQVSCEESQGSVAIPHYSNDDDGLIAGVDFPEDNPPVTPLTHQLNYTNSLCNGQPMAMDPMFPWPADVDPNEEPLPNSPVDEPRTPSVRWALRQQLQDKRSWSLRSNDIASCSSLTPATTVSYRGSPSDSGLSVMVQNYLQDAAANKRDMLGLQQIATQGHSVVRLDRHPRTRIQGTPLGNAPPLSGERFPQETPANRMASIQHNQVQHDARTVRQKRKVPSSPNNASSSLVGNACHLGTTVSRREATNLQQSIAPDAISMQSSHQRARNIPSTPYSKSSLPGRNCHEDVAKREGEQPRIPQKIAQDSRGSHHSFQRQRDIQTTPSAQTAPAATGDRLDLVENKVECTHVQRVAEQGTRTPISSLQQRKPISAVRTPATNIQTKAIPTILATPHTQPSIEDEGCTQAESCDNSFDVSCLEVTRKSTEMTVEHPSVTEVRDMNSFYKSAWILQLQHAHHLRFMEEIKAQVMYKPPDHFSIMSAFEDVNDHFTGHKTRSSSLPYKTLDEELQIFFSSGNSTVSQDARKDTRVVPGARGQSQEQDQGTVSLENSSAKRRPAAEMQGHLHLDSSIHQCHSTAEHCGHAASGGKILTLEPETVPNFQPCSPRGSDNAQLGRPAFSQESDTQRNSDCPVLKSDSQKCLAVKKEQSTMTSPKANLTDTESGGILQQTCTMGFKTEDVPRTLPTNYCSCGMPKVDKACQIQPEVVTVGTWCDDKIVPDQLQGGDHGSIQIMPSGEKL; encoded by the exons ATGAATTGGACCGGTGGCGCGAGGTCACGGGTACAAAGAAAACTAAAGCAGATGGCACAGCGG GAGTTCTTCAAGAAGCAGCGATTGCAGAGCACACTGGAGGCGCGCAACACACAGTGGCCCGATGTCCATGGAGGGAAAGACCTACAAAAATTGGACATGTTTTCCAAGCACATCGCAACCGCGTCGACTG CGCTGGATAAGGAAGCTTCTACCTTGGCGTGCTCAGAGTATTCTCAAGACGG GAACAACGAAGACCCCTGCCCTACCATGGAAGAGGTTAATCAAGAACCCCAGAGCCAAGACAGCTACTACAA cCCAGAGTGGCTTCAAGTGAGCTGTGAAGAGAGCCAGGGCTCTGTCGCCATTCCACATTACAGCAATGATGACGACGGGCTGATTGCTGGTGTCGACTTTCCAGAGGACAACCCCCCAGTGACCCCTCTGACCCATCAGCTCAACTATACAAATTCTTTGTG TAATGGTCAGCCCATGGCTATGGATCCCATGTTCCCTTGGCCGGCAGATGTTGACCCCAATGAAGAACCATTGCCCAACTCTCCGGTGGAT GAACCCAGGACACCATCAGTGAGATGGGCATTAAGGCAACAGCTACAAGACAAGCGATCCTGGAGCTTACGAAGCAACGACATCGCTTCTTGTTCATCACTCACACCGGCCACTACAGTATCATACAGAG GTTCACCTAGCGACAGCGGTTTGTCAGTGATGGTGCAAAACTACCTCCAAGACGCGGCAGCCAACAAAAGAGACATGCTTGGCCTGCAACAAATTGCCACACAAGGCCACAGTGTAGTGCGGCTTGACCGTCACCCAAGAACAAGAATTCAAGGCACGCCATTGGGCAATGCTCCACCACTTAGTGGTGAAAGATTTCCCCAAGAAACCCCAGCAAACAGAATGGCTAGTATCCAGCACAACCAAGTGCAACACGATGCAAGAACTGTCCGGCAAAAGAGAAAAGTTCCAAGCTCTCCAAACAATGCCTCATCCTCCTTGGTGGGCAACGCCTGCCACTTGGGCACAACGGTCAGTAGGAGAGAAGCAACCAACCTCCAGCAATCCATTGCACCAGACGCCATAAGTATGCAGTCCAGCCATCAAAGAGCTAGGAACATTCCCAGCACACCTTACAGCAAGTCGTCGCTGCCGGGCCGAAACTGCCACGAGGATGTAGCGAAAAGGGAGGGAGAGCAACCCAGGATCCCACAAAAAATTGCACAAGACTCGAGAGGTTCCCACCATAGCTTTCAGCGCCAAAGAGACATTCAAACCACCCCAAGTGCCCAAACTGCACCAGCAGCGACTGGGGATCGACTGGACTTGGTGGAAAACAAGGTGGAATGCACTCATGTCCAACGTGTTGCTGAGCAAGGCACCAGAACACCAATATCCAGCCTTCAACAAAGGAAACCGATCTCCGCAGTCCGCACGCCAGCCACCAACATACAAACAAAAGCCATTCCCACCATTCTCGCAACTCCCCATACGCAGCCCAGCATTGAAGACGAAGGCTGTACTCAAGCAGAATCTTGTGACAACAGCTTTGATGTCAGCTGTTTGGAG GTAACTCGGAAGTCAACAGAGATGACAGTAGAGCATCCAA GTGTGACAGAAGTGCGAGACATGAACAGCTTCTACAAGAGTGCCTGGATTCTCCAACTCCAGCACGCTCATCACTTGCGGTTCATGGAGGAAATCAAGGCGCAGGTCATGTACAAGCCCCCTGACCACTTTTCAATCATGTCTGCTTTTGAAGACGTCAATGACCACTTCACCGGACACAAGACCCGTAGCTCATCGTTGCCATACAAGACTCTCGACGAGGAACTGCAAATTTTCTTCTCGTCTGGCAACTCAACTGTGAGCCAGGATGCGAGAAAGGACACCAGGGTGGTGCCAGGAGCACGGGGACAAAGTCAGGAGCAAGACCAAGGGACTGTTTCATTGGAAAACAGCAGTGCTAAGAGAAGACCTGCAGCAGAAATGCAAGGACATCTGCACTTAGACTCCAGCATACATCAGTGTCACAGCACAGCTGAACACTGTGGGCATGCTGCATCCGGAGGAAAAATTCTCACTTTAGAGCCAGAGACAGTGCCCAATTTCCAACCATGTTCTCCTCGGGGCTCTGACAACGCACAGCTCGGACGACCAGCTTTCAGCCAAGAATCGGACACACAAAGGAACTCCGACTGCCCAGTCTTGAAAAGTGATAGTCAGAAATGCCTTGCAGTCAAAAAGGAGCAGAGTACCATGACTAGCCCGAAGGCCAACCTTACAGACACAGAGAGTGGGGGCATTCTTCAACAGACGTGTACAATGGGCTTCAAGACTGAAGACGTGCCACGCACACTGCCTACAAACTACTGCAGCTGCGGCATGCCCAAGGTTGACAAAGCTTGCCAGATTCAACCAGAGGTCGTCACAGTGGGCACGTGGTGCGATGACAAAATCGTGCCTGATCAACTGCAGGGCGGCGACCACGGATCTATACAAATAATGCCTAGTGGCGAGAAATTATGA